Part of the Periophthalmus magnuspinnatus isolate fPerMag1 chromosome 23, fPerMag1.2.pri, whole genome shotgun sequence genome, TTCCTCCCGTGGACAGAAGTCACTCAACACACCTatataaaacaaagaaacacactTGAATAAGAAATATTAAGCATTAAAAAAGCATAACTTAAAGCTAAACTTAAATTAGCTAGAAATCcccattaaaacataaaatcttCCATTTGTCAAAGGACACATTAAGCAAAAGCATTACATGCAAATTTCTGGAGATATATTGACACTTcattttcttcttgttttacaaaaagaaaaaaaataagagaAAATTTGTTAGAGTAAAATAATAGAGAAAACTTTTCCATTGCTGTCAGTAacaaaatacagtaatacaTGTACAAAAAGCACTTTATCCCCCACCACAGAGGAGTCCAATACGAACCAGGTTTTAAGGACTACAGGCTAAATAAAGAAACAAGCATTTAGGCAATATTAATGCATGTATTATAATAATGACAGTATGAACTGGAAAGTCTTGAGAATGCTGAACATAGCCTTTAAAAAGCAAatagttattttaaaagatCAAATATAGTAATTATGTGTGGGGGAGTAAGGGCctgtaaaaaataacattacatatGTTTGTTATGTGTACTttacattaaatacattaagAACAATTTGTAGAGAGAATGACGACAAAGCTGGAAGTGTCCCATACTGTTTAGTTTAGAAATGCTGATACAGGATGTTGTAAGACCATACCAAATGGCAGCATTCGAGAGCTCATGCGTCTCAAACCCGGTCCGCATTGAGCGGGCCCTGAGAGTTTCTGGGAGTCAGCTCATGGCCTGCAAGGAAGCTCCGCTGGCAGGTACAAACAAGGTATGTCAGAGTTAGGAGACAACATTTCTTTTTCTGTTACCTTGCACAACTTTGCCATCCATTAATTGTAGTATCAGTTCTTTACCTGTTaactttacaatttaaaaaaagatgcAAAAAGGCAGCAGAGGGCCAGCTGTGTTAAATGATAATCAGCACAACAGTGTAAAATCTATGTTACCACTACTGTAAGTACTTGTGGGTGctgagaaaaagaaataaaattacCCCATACCAAAGTTAATTGTCTATCTTAGCATAAAGCCATGGTTTCATAGCTGTACATACCTACAGTCCTTCTGGGTTTCCCCGTCAATATGGCTTGTAAGTGTTCGAGTGACCACCTCGCCTTGGCGACTTGCCGTATCCACCTGACTGACCTTCAAATGTTCACcaagaaaaacaatatttcATACATATTTCTGGCCATTTTCTGACAGCTTCTGAGTCAGTTGCTACTTACTGTCATAATCACTGTATCCAccatagtagttgttgtaagcAGGATAATCATAGCCACTATATCCTCCATAACCTTGATTATATCCATAATTTCCATAACCTTGGTTCCAATAGCCGTAATTCTGGTTCCAATTTTGATTAGGACCTGCAATGCAGAAAGAGAAACCTTAATCTATTTCTTGACTTACAGACTGTGCCaagttattacattttaagaatTGCTCAAGTATTTATGTATAATGCCAATTTTGTTGGATTGTGTGATTCAGTTATTTATACACTGTATAATCTTGATGAAgacattcattcattctgtgCCTACCACCTCTTCCCCGAGCCCGAGATCCACCTCTGCCGCCCCAGTACTGCTGTTGCTGGTACTGCTCCTTTGACATGGCAGCCTTCACTTCACACTAaacaaattgttaattgcataTAAGTCTAATATGAGCATATTTGTTCTACAAAttgaagaaaaaggaaaaaacctTGCTTAGACCAATATTGTGGAACTTTTTCTCCATGATGGTCTTAACTGGCTCATCCTCTTTGAAAGTTATAAAACAGAAACCCCTccttttattagttttattctcCATGGGAAGTTCAATTGACTCAACCTGTTGATTTGGAACAATGACTtatgtaaaaattataataacaataacaatagtaATATACATAGCTGAaacatattaaatacatttgacataCCTCACCAAAAGCCTCAAAGTACTCTCTCACTTTTTCCTCAGGAGTGTCTGGTGAGAGACCTCCAACAAAGATCTTTTTCACTGGTTCTTTGCCCTTCATAGCCTTTGCCTTTTTGGGGTCGATTACTTTTCCATTTAGTTTATGCTCATTTTGTGAAACCACCTTGAGAAAATAAACAGTAAGAGTAAGcaattgatgtttttttttttttttttttgacaaattcCTCATACCCTTTCAACACTTTGATGATCtttaaaaaggacaaaaccaaaGCCCCTTGAGCGACCAGTCACTGGATCAAGCTTCAACGTGCAGTCGAGAACCTCACCAAATTTGGAAAAGTAATCTTTCAGGTCTTTTTTAGTTGTATCCCAGCTCAGGCCCCCAACAAACATCTTCctgcaaaagaaaacaaaacttaaatcaCTACACATGGTCTATTTCAAAGTgcctaatgataataataatcttttcaATTGCTTTTATTGCAATGACACATGTACtgcacctgtaattgaacaaatgcagtATAGGTCACTTTTATtgtatactttggaacattctaggcaaaaatATTTAGCATATTACTGAAAACAAGAAGGTAGAAGACCCACAATGAAAACGCAATATAGTAGCTGATATTTTAGATGTTCCATTTATGTTCTCTATTTAATCTTGAACAACAATaacagttttatatatttatgataaAAGCAGATAATGCCGAGAAGGAAAATAAGTATGTTGCACCAGTTTTATTTATTGGGTGCCTGGAGTCAGTAGTTTAATGTTTATTGATGGGATTAGCGCAGAAAAGAAGTATTTCTGTTCTTCGTGGGGTTCGATTATAACTGCAAAAGAGGCTAATACATGTGGTGCTTTGGTCTAGATCTAGAAATGACGAGTTTAAGGCAGCAAATCATACACACCCCTCATCCTCTTCGTTTTTACTGGCGTCAATCCTGTACCCTTCGGCCTCTGTCTCACTGCCCATAGTCATTGGATCGTCGCTATTTGCCTCCCCATCCTCCTCCATCCGCATAAGGCTCGAGTCTTCGCTAAATTCGTAGTCCTCTGACATGCTTTGTATAAAATCTAATCCAAGATAGGCCCgacaatataaataaagtacACTACGTCAAAATAACCTACTTATAGCTATCCCGCTAGTCGTCTTTTGGATCAGCAGCGCCAGACAAGACTCCTGGGTTTTTCTAATAATGTCGCAGTAGTAACGGCTGCAGCGGTTTAATGTATAAAGATATTTAAGGAAGAATAAGCATTTAGCGTGTTGAAGTTGAGAtataaactgaataaaataaaattgtgatcGTCGCTCTATTCGCGATGGAGGATGCCGCAAGTTGTATCGCCACCTAAAGTGTCGGAGTGTGTGGCGTAAAAGTTTTGATAATTGTGCCACTGcaaaataattcatttttaaactttaacgatatatttcttaatttttaaaaaagagaagaaaaaaaactaaaatgaaaacactTGAAATGCAAAACTacggctgtgtccgaatgtccaccctaacccctaacccctaccccctcattcactacataGGCCTGCTCTGTTTAACTGACCACAGTGCACTCGTTCACAGAAGCAGCTCCCTACGtacaggtcatgtgactctggagTCTGGGTGAAAAAGTCCGTTAAACTCTGAATAAACATgatttctgtaataaataatGGTCAGATTGCACTGAcactgagatgtggaaattattgcTCTTTTAACAGTTCAAGCTAAAGTAAGCGGTTAACGTCAGCAACTTTATACAATCACGggctattttttaaatgttttttttttttttttaatatttttttatgaataataataaaggtttacaaCATTTGTGGCatagtagaaaagttacacaagtaATAGTCAGAACAGACAAAGTATTAGATAGGAACgcagatgagaaaaaaaataaataaataaatattaataaatataatataataaatataattaaataaataaaatacataaataaaaaacaaaaataaacaaatataattaaatgaataagtaaataatacaaaacgttaaaggatttaaaaatatatatatattcataatcAGGGATCAACAGTGTCATAAAATagtgcttctatctgctttcattcagtcatgttgtgtccagttaaaaacCTGTCCCCGCGCTGTTGGTTTCCCgactctcgcaatgcattgtggtttaTACTGACCTGTCTAGTTTTGAATGCACTACTTTTTCGCCAACTGGACATTCGAACATCACTAAAACATCAGCGTAACCCCTAAATACTGCCCTAAGTGTGGAATAatgtggacattcggacacagccatAGATTCTctggacactacttttcaagatgcattgtgggaaattttgagtgcgcTACATTTTCACCTGCTGGTCATTCAGACACCACTACAAATGGCGTGGCCCCTCCTTAGTGCTCTAGCTAatgaatagtgtggacattcgggTTTTTTTATAGATCCATGGGACATTCGGACACGttgcttttttttctgaatgtctCTCTTTTTTGTGTGCTGTATCTTTAGCGCCACCTACTGATTTGGGTACGTCAAAAACGAACATGTGGGCCGTTCTCTGTTGCACAGTGTCAAGTCAAACAGCTGCAAACCGACGCTAGAGTAGCACACAGCTCCTGCCTTCTCCAGTGAATGTACTTATGATAAATATTATAGATGTCTGCATTTTGTTGAGGCTTATTTGATCGCACCGACGGGTTAACCTTCTTCTACTTTGTTCAACATACCAGTGTAAAAATCATCTATCAATGCTAAGCTAGCTGaagacagaagaaaaaaatggcTACTGTTTCAATACCAGTAAATACTTGTGCACTACTATTGGATATCGAAGGGACGACGACTCCAATCACGTTTGTAAAggtaaagtatgtttttttgtgtctatTTGCGTGGTGTTGTTGCTTCAATGGCGATCGGGTCTTGTTTGTTGCACTCTGCCCCTCGCCCACAAAATGTACTGTAATGTTGATTAGCTATTGTTATTATGCAGGTTATAAAGGCTGtagcttttcttttatttcgCATAACGTGTTTGTTAATTTGGAGCTAATTattgctgctttaatgtgtcttttctttgtctgattttttttttttttaggatatACTATTTCCATACATAAAGGAGCACCTAGAAGATTACCTATCAGCGCACTGGGAAGAGGATGAATGCAAACAAGATGTCCATCTTCTTAAAAAACAGGTAAAAGGAGTCCCTCACTATTGCAATAGTAGTTTGATCAAACAAATCATATGTCCTCATACAATTCTCTTATTGTTTACGCCATCAGACAAATGAAAACCCATAAGATTAGATTTATTACAGTCCAACTAAATTTGTAACTTGCGCTTTGTTGTAATAAGAGTAATTTGCCATTGTGTCCAGTTGAACTATACCTCAAaacttttaaataatttaatttaatattttaaatttaaaaacatttaaatgttatgatttttaatgttttcaatGTTATGAAATGCATTtctgttaataataatgatgatgatgatgtgataataatgatactaagaataataataatcaagcTGTAGATTTCACTATTACTATTTAAACCACGTGAACTTAATTATAGTcaagtttctttaaaaaaaatgacaaaaatacaaatcactgttgaaactgaacaaacatgtttaaattataaacaaaaacagatggaGTAGGTTTAGCATTGACCATACTTCACAGCACTGACAGTTATTTATCTACCAACCACTAAACTAACTATAGGAGAGGAAAGTCCACTCTCACACCTCCTTTGATCCCTGTATCTCATCTGTATCCACCCTTtcgcctcttctccctctagTGCTCATCCAatgttctctctccttcctgtccctctcctctgcctctccatgAGTTTTTACTCTGgtgattttacatattttactttgcatttgaacatttgaaatgCTAGTGTCACAACAAGATTGTGATAAAGAAGGCCCATAATATAAGCGACAACTGACAACACTAttcaaacaattaaaaatgcaataatCTATTCAGTGATGCAATAATCTATTCAATGATTTTTGAACACAAAcccaaaacatgttaaacaagttaaacatttaaacatttaaaggtgGTGGGCGTGTCAACTCTGTCAGCCTAAAATGTCAACTCCATCACACATTCAACTTgacattataaaatatgttatttatgCTGTATGAATATACATAATATACAATTTTAACCAAGAAATGTTGATTTAATCCATTTCTAATttcataaataatattttattagcACATTTAGAGTTAGTGCTGAACTCTAAGTTGACAGAAATTCAAGTTTTTCACTTGTTATGATATACTAAAGCCAGCTTTTTGTTCCATTTGTGAGTTGTCACGATGAGGCATAGACTCACTACagtattgtttaaaatgtatcagAATGGAGTGATGGAGTTGACATTTTCTAGCTGTGATGGCAGGAGTTTCAACATTGTTGGTCTTCATtatcaaaaagtttaaaagttacCAGATTTGTGTGTGGGGTAATGCTACGTTCACAAGTAACAAATAGGACCCTCAGAGTTTACAGACTGATATTattagttagttttttttttttttccttaagaaaaaatatttacaatctAATGCAATTTGattcacataaatatatattttttaaatacttgtgttttctctgtaTTAGTGTATTAGGCTTCTATGCTCCTTATTACCTTCACATGATCTAATAATCTATGCTTAAACCTAATTATCAACAtacacagttgaaaccagaagtttacatatgctttttgttttctcactgtttgggagtaaatcagactaaaattttcctgttttaggtcagttaggattaccaacaTTATTtccatttgctaaatgccagaataatgagacagcgatttatttattttttttagacaacttttcattactttttttaaagtcagaagtttacatacatttcattagtatttggtaccattgcctttaaactgcatgacttgggtcaaacgtttCGGATATCCGTCCACAAGCTCCCCAGAATTGTTGGTaagaattttggcccattcctccggACAGAACTTgcgtaactgagccaagttttaAGGCCGCCTTGCTTGCCTGTGCCTTTACAAGTCTGCCCATAAATCTTctataggactgagatcagggttTGTGATGGCCattccaaaacattgactttgttatccttaagccactttgtaacgggtttggcagtatgcttgaggttatttggaagacccatttgcacccAAGCTTTAGCTTCCTGgatgatgtcttgagatgttgcagTATTtccaaactgtaatctggcttttttatgtctcttttggagtaatggcttcttcctggcagagtggcgtTTCATCCCAAGTCGGTACAGTACttatttcactgtggataatgacacactcttaccagttTCAGCCAGcttcttcacaaggtcttttgcttttgttctttggttgatatgcacattttggaccaaagtaacagatgaacatggcaccttcaggtgtctggaaattgcacccaggATAAACCAGGCTTGTGTAAGTCCACAATtctcctgatatcttggctgatttcttttaacTTTCCCACAATGTTACGCAAAGGAGTGTGTTTCaagtgtgccttcaaatacatccacagatgTGTCTATAATGGACAAAAAATTCTCAATAAACCTAtaagaagcttccaaagacatgacatgttttttccccaaattgtttaaCTGCATAGTAATATTaaagtatgtaaacttctgactttgaagaaagttaaaaagtaaaattatcattgcatttagcaaacagaaataattttggtaattctaattgatctaaaacaggaaatgtttagtctgatttcatgtcagacagtgagaaagcGCAAGTGTGGTGTGGTTTCAGCTGTATAAGTTTGCCTCATCATTCACTTTGGTTAGTGTAGTTCCTGTTATAGGTTTGAGGTTGCAATAATTTGCAACAAAGTGGCATAATCAGTGTCAAGCCCAGATTATTACACTATGAGGGAGAGTTTTAGACTTTATATTTTCTGTTATGGCAGATAGAAgaggacatgaaacaaaaccGATCTTGCCCTGTCCACACTGTGGACCAGACGGTACACACAGATGAAGAGAAAGCCATTAGGGAAGTGGTGGATAATGTTCTATGGCAGATGGCTGCAGACAGGAAGTCTACTGCGCTCAAGCAGCTACAAGGACACATGTGGCGGGCTGCCTACACATCTGGGAAAATTAAGGGCCAGTAAGTCAATTGTTTATCTGATCATTATGcatatttacaatttttttttaaatcatggtTGTTTTCTTAAACAGGGTATATGAAGATGTAATTCCAGCAATCAGAAGATGGCGGGCAAGTGGCCTAAAAGTTTACATTTATTCCTCTGGGAGTGTGGAGGCGCAGAAACTTTTATTTGAATACTCTGTCGAAGGAGATGTTTTAGATGCAAGTATTCTATAGCTGATTTTACACATAATTGttcattaaattaaaacagtctgattaactttatttttttttttttccagttattTGATGGTCACTTTGACACAAATATTGGTGCCAAGGTAGACAgtaaaagttataaaaatataGCAGAAAGAATTGGCTGTGGACCAAATGAAATCACTTTTTTGACAGATGTTACTCGTGGTGAGTAGTACTCTAGTTCTGTTTGTGGAATCAAACAAGCCATTTTGGCAGTTTTTGTTAATCAGACACATGGTTTTGTTTTCCAGAGGCAAAAGCAGCAGAAGATGCTGGAGTAAATGTGGTAGTGGTTGTTAGGCCTGGCAACATGGAGCTAACAAATGAAGAGAGAGACCATTATAACCTCATAACTACATTTAACCAGCTTGAAGTGTCGGGATAACATATCTATGGACAGTTGAAACAAAGACGTAACTCagttaaaatactgtacttgttTTGTCCTCCTTGTCCCCTAAAGTCCAATTATAAATTCAGCTTATATTGACCCTCAAAATCATGGCTCACTAAAAGAACATTTAACAAAATGCTTCCAGAGTGCAAAAACAAATGAGCTACATGtttgaaagaaaataaagcATAGTTGACTTTTAACCTTTTAGTTAACATTCATAGTCCAAAATTTTGATTGTAGGAATGTCTTGTAATCAATGTGTCAAGGGAGATGTATAGTGGATAAACTTATGTGAAAAAAGACCTGCTTAAGTTGGTGTGCAACAAAAGGTGCTTTCAACTTGTGTGAGCCATTATAATTTTGTAGGGATGAAAAGACTTAAGAGTGATAATTGATGTATATTGCATAAAGCAAACCATggagagtaaaaaaataaaaaataaataaatgcatgccTTCATTTTTGTGACCGTGGCTGTGAAGATAGAGCGGGGGACCTGGGCAACTGTAAATGTGATGAGAGCCCATTGGCTCAACTTGGGAGGTACATTTGTCTATTGTAAGGCAGTTAGGGTTAGGTAAATGCAACTGCATGAATCATGCAGTGTAATACTTTCAGCATCATAAGAACCAtcacattcattaaaaaaaaaaaatcctaagaACTGCAgtaatttttatttcatgtgtaGTAAAAggataacatttacaaaaaaaaatattttaaataaatacattttattaaaatattgtctAGTCAAAAGTAAGACATTTGCCAAGAACATACAATAATTAAACAAGAGCCCTCATAGTTGAAATGAAAAGATCCTTACAATTATACAATTACTGTattctctgaagttttaaaacatgcatttaagAACTTTAAATGTTATTAAAGCATTGTCTCAAATGTGCTGATCTGAGATTATTacaattatattaaaaacaaaacaaaaaacaagattttgttttgaactAATGCATCCATACAGTGATGTATGGAACAATACATTACCATGTCAATgttaagtgaaaaaaaaaaaaaaaaaaatactgaagtagttgtagtatttatTACCAATTTCACTTTCAATAATTACTTCCAAAACATGAAACTACAATTATTCCTATTTTTTCCCTCATGAAAAGTTCCGCTAACAACTTAATTTATTTGGTATGACAGCCCAATAGAGAATTAATAAATCTATGCAATACTTAAATCAATGATCAGACCAGATTTACCACTGACTGATTGAAGTGAGGTTCAGCAGTCTATTAAACCAGTTTCCTGTACATCTTGATCAAGTTTGTctgaattacattttttcccttACGATACTCATACTATGTGGTTAGTGCGTTGCTCATACTCCCAGTTTTTTGGCTTGTGTCAACACCACTTTGAGCACTGGCATAAAACCTGAAATTTCACTGAAGTTACTGCTGCTtacaatgtgtgtgtggatattGAGGCCCTCTGCGTAGGATCGTGACTCAATAGTCCTAGCAATATTATGAAGACCCCCTACAATAGCTGGGGATAGCTATAAAGGAACAAAAGATAGTGAGTCATAACCCAATACAAAGAATTTAAGTGCAAATACTCACCGTTTGCTCTCTCAGCTTGTCATAAAGTGTTTCCAAACGCTTGTTAGCGTCATCAAGTTTCCTTTTGGTttgctgaaaagtaaaaatgcattattatatcAGATTTCCTTTAATAGTACCATCTTTCCTTAATCATGATTTGACTGGCTTTGCCACAATCGAATTTTACCAACAgtgcaaaaaaatgtttttattagatGTGTTTACCGGGTCTGTAGCAACAATTAGGCATTTTTGAATAAGGccctcaaatgtgttttttaaaacaaagtgcTCATCAGGAATGGGCTTCTTTGTGATCTTTTCAGCAGGCATAGACTGAGGAGGCTGAAAACACAGTAACTTGTCAGACAAGGTTGTATTAAATGTAGCATTGGatgagaataaataaataaatacactcaacagcatatatacaatataaacaGTATACCTGAATAGCATCACCAATAGGTGCTCCAGGTGGACCTTCAGAGCTGGTTTTGGGCATTGTTGTGTTCATGGAGTTCATAGCAGAAGAGGGAAGTGGCTGCTGCATGCCTGAATAGGGGGTCTGAACAGCATGTGGGATCTGACCCATGGTCTGAGGGGACCCTGAGGGCATCTGCTGAGACTGGAGATTGACCCCCAGTGGAGCCATGATGGGGGCTGTAATAGGAGCAGGGGGGGTGTAGTTCTGTGGAACTAGCTGAGAATTTTTACAAGCAGtttattataaacatattcaacATTTTCATCACTGAAAGAAAATCTCCATTACCTTCTTCTTGGGAACTCGACTCAGGGTTGGAGGATCATTCCAGCCATTCTGAGGTCCTACAATCACAATGAAATTACTTTGAGGGAAATGTAATCACcgtaattttaatgttttttttttcttcttaaaatctgtttttgacttaaacaaatttaaagttGAGTGACACCTGAAATGCCGTTTATATGAAATGCCCCTTGACCATTTGCCTtgatgtgacattttattgtGACTGTATAAAATTAATTACTATTGTAATAGCTTTAATAAACATAATTAAGAGTATATTCAATCAATCTATAATTTATGGagatacaaaaagaaaaaaaaatctcctatCACAAACACTTTCAGTCCATTATCTTAAACAGCTCCCTGGTTCAAAGTAGATTCTATAACAGGATGACAGGAACAGACTGTCTGTTCTTTTAAGAGGCAGGGATAAATTCTGGGCCAGAGTCATGCTGTGTACCTGAGACTCCACTCTGTGGAGGCAGCAGCATGTAAGACCCCGGAGAGCCAGGTCCACCATGCTGGAAGGACCCCATCGAGGATGGAGGCACAGCACATGGTGTTGAAGTGGAGATTTTGGGAAACAAAGGCGGattggaggaagaggagaaagatggGCATTGACTGCTGAGAGGTGAAGGGGCATAAGCAGCTTGAGATGGGACAGGCTGAGAGTAGTGAGAGAGAAAGCCTGGAGGGTGAGGAGCAACAGAAGCTTCAGCCAAAAGAGGTGCCATAGGAGGGGAATCCTGATGAGTCCGATATTCAGTCAACCCTCCAGCTCCCTGTGGGTACTGGTTAACCTGGGCATAGTCTGGGGTTATCCAGAACAAATAGACTTTGTTAGTGAAAATGTACATGCAAGTTCATCTACTACATACAAAAGGCATGCTAAGGTTTTTCATGCTAGGGTATTTTttggaaaaagaaaatatacaaagcaattttacagaaaaaaacaatgtaaagaCTACTAGAGTATATATTGTTTGAAAGTCTGAAAAGatagttttttttgtgtaactttCTTGGTGGAGGGTCaaccaccttcttgtctccatataGATTCTAATGCTTTGCCTGCAGTGTTcaacagcatgacattaaattTACCTAGTAAGTGATGGACCCTCtaagagaaaagttacataatgccgtatttgtaaatgtttgttaATGTTTAGATGAGAGATAAAGATAATATATACATGATCCTAATATACACCTTCTGTTCCCAATATGAATATTTCCTTTAGTGTAAAATTGAATGTAGAATGAAAACAATGATTTAGCCCCGGAGACAACCTGGCCGAACCACCAGCACTCAGCACTAGTGCCACCTATGAGTGGGAAAAGTGGGCGCGACTGTGTACAAATAACCCATTGCTCTGCATCTGTGCTGGCTGGGGTCTGTCTGAATATGCATGTTTATAAAGGGCTCAAGACACTTACTCTGGTATTGATGGGAGTGCATGAAAGGCGCAGAGGAAACAGAAGGCACAGCGGCTGTGCCTGTGGTTGGCATTGCACATATAGGGTTCGATAGCTCCACCTtaagaacaaaaaatattaatcaTGAATTCCTTGAATTCTGTGTTTTCTTTATGCAGTATACACATAGTATGCATTGTAGATGCATATGGAAATGCCAAAATTAGAAGGGAGGTGTGGTTGGACATCTagttaataaaattaaaatgtggaCAAGCTGTGACCCAGACACATCTATACCCATCAAAGAGcatatttaaaactttaattgATGAACatcattaattcatttttaaccattttaaataattctcgtgttttaattgtaatagtagttgttctttttattattaattattatgttttgtgaAAAACTCGAATCCCTCATCATAATGAGGTCATCATCAACGATTCCTCAAGAATAAATAATGGTTAAATGAAAATAGATTAGACTACAAAGCTTGACAATTATGGTGAAGTTTATACATTTGGTTAAGTTTATATTTGACTTGCTTGTTAGACATGTACAGCATATGTGAAATACATAAAAGTAATTTCAAGtgtttaacaaacaaatgagTAAATTAGACTTCGGCCCTTATTTACAAAGTTATGATATAATGAATAGTATAGGAGAGCACCTTCATTTTGCTAGGCAAATGTTTTAAATTCCTTCTTAGAACGTAGCTCTACTTCCTTTAATTTTATGTAGGTTGTTTAATACCTTTGATGGGTCTGAGACAGTGCCAACTGGAAGAGGAGTAGGCACATGGGAGAAGGCTGTTGGAGTTTGATTACTCCAAGAGGTGACAGTAGAAGCAGCCCTGACCTGAGCACAGAGAGATGGTGATAACCAAAGTaccaacaaaaacacaccataATACACCAACAGAGCCAACAGTCATCTGCCTCAAAAGAGCCAAAGGTCAATTAACAaatctggtttcaactgt contains:
- the LOC117391664 gene encoding heterogeneous nuclear ribonucleoprotein D0-like isoform X1, producing MSEDYEFSEDSSLMRMEEDGEANSDDPMTMGSETEAEGYRIDASKNEEDEGKMFVGGLSWDTTKKDLKDYFSKFGEVLDCTLKLDPVTGRSRGFGFVLFKDHQSVERVVSQNEHKLNGKVIDPKKAKAMKGKEPVKKIFVGGLSPDTPEEKVREYFEAFGEVESIELPMENKTNKRRGFCFITFKEDEPVKTIMEKKFHNIGLSKCEVKAAMSKEQYQQQQYWGGRGGSRARGRGGPNQNWNQNYGYWNQGYGNYGYNQGYGGYSGYDYPAYNNYYGGYSDYDSEHLKVSQVDTASRQGEVVTRTLTSHIDGETQKDCSGASLQAMS
- the LOC117391664 gene encoding heterogeneous nuclear ribonucleoprotein D0-like isoform X2, producing MSEDYEFSEDSSLMRMEEDGEANSDDPMTMGSETEAEGYRIDASKNEEDEGKMFVGGLSWDTTKKDLKDYFSKFGEVLDCTLKLDPVTGRSRGFGFVLFKDHQSVERVVSQNEHKLNGKVIDPKKAKAMKGKEPVKKIFVGGLSPDTPEEKVREYFEAFGEVESIELPMENKTNKRRGFCFITFKEDEPVKTIMEKKFHNIGLSKCEVKAAMSKEQYQQQQYWGGRGGSRARGRGGPNQNWNQNYGYWNQGYGNYGYNQGYGGYSGYDYPAYNNYYGGYSDYDSQSGGYGKSPRRGGHSNTYKPY
- the enoph1 gene encoding enolase-phosphatase E1 produces the protein MATVSIPVNTCALLLDIEGTTTPITFVKDILFPYIKEHLEDYLSAHWEEDECKQDVHLLKKQIEEDMKQNRSCPVHTVDQTVHTDEEKAIREVVDNVLWQMAADRKSTALKQLQGHMWRAAYTSGKIKGQVYEDVIPAIRRWRASGLKVYIYSSGSVEAQKLLFEYSVEGDVLDLFDGHFDTNIGAKVDSKSYKNIAERIGCGPNEITFLTDVTREAKAAEDAGVNVVVVVRPGNMELTNEERDHYNLITTFNQLEVSG